A region from the Citrobacter koseri ATCC BAA-895 genome encodes:
- the bla gene encoding class A beta-lactamase — translation MWQRMKWGLCVLAALSGSAMAAPLTAQYVSAIAMQEEQRLHARIGIAVLDTATNSITHYRGEERFPLNSTHKPLLCAALLREVDRKALALSASTQFEPSQLVEYSPITEKHVAPDAMSWAQLCSAAVSYSDNTAANLIARKLNGPQAVTQFLRDSGDTITRLDRYEPELNSAIPGDERDSTTPVAIAQTLNTLLLGNVLQPSSREQLMQWMRDDKVADGLLRSVLPDGWKIADKTGAGDNGSRSIVSVVWPTSQKPLLVVIYITQTPATMAQRDAAIVRIGESLFSTLAVYD, via the coding sequence ATGTGGCAACGGATGAAATGGGGTCTGTGTGTGCTGGCGGCACTCAGCGGTTCTGCGATGGCCGCACCGCTGACGGCGCAATACGTGTCGGCTATCGCGATGCAGGAAGAACAGCGTCTTCATGCCCGGATTGGCATTGCGGTACTTGATACGGCGACCAACAGTATCACCCATTATCGGGGAGAAGAACGGTTCCCGTTAAACAGTACGCATAAGCCGCTGTTATGCGCAGCGTTATTACGCGAAGTCGACAGGAAGGCGCTGGCGCTTTCTGCTTCAACGCAGTTTGAACCCTCACAACTGGTGGAGTATTCGCCGATTACTGAAAAACATGTGGCGCCAGACGCCATGAGCTGGGCGCAATTGTGCAGCGCGGCGGTAAGCTACAGCGATAACACGGCCGCCAATCTCATCGCCAGGAAGCTCAACGGACCGCAGGCCGTCACGCAGTTTTTGCGTGATTCGGGGGATACGATAACCCGCCTCGATCGCTATGAGCCTGAACTGAACAGCGCCATTCCCGGCGATGAACGCGACTCCACGACGCCTGTCGCGATAGCGCAGACGCTCAATACGCTACTGCTGGGGAACGTGTTGCAGCCATCCTCAAGAGAGCAGCTTATGCAATGGATGCGGGACGACAAAGTGGCTGACGGTCTGCTGCGTTCGGTCTTGCCGGACGGCTGGAAAATCGCGGATAAAACCGGGGCGGGCGACAATGGCTCGCGTTCTATTGTTAGCGTTGTCTGGCCGACATCACAAAAACCTCTGCTCGTGGTTATCTATATTACACAAACTCCGGCGACAATGGCGCAGCGTGACGCCGCGATTGTCCGCATCGGGGAGTCGCTGTTTTCAACACTCGCAGTCTATGATTAA
- the btuC gene encoding vitamin B12 ABC transporter permease BtuC — MLTFACQQQRRNVRWLSSLSVLMLLAVVLSLCAGDQWIAPGDWFSARGELFVWQIRLPRTLAVLLVGAALALSGAVMQALFENPLAEPGLLGVSNGAGVGLIAAVLLGQGQLPGWALGFCAIAGALIITLILLRFARRHLSTSRLLLAGVALGIICSAMMTWAIYFSTSFDLRQLMYWMMGGFGGVDWQQAWLMIALIPVSLWICCQSQPMNILALGETSARQLGLPLWFWRNLLVVATGWMVGVSVALAGSIGFIGLVIPHILRLCGLSDHRALLPGCALAGAIALLLADVIARLALASAELPIGVVTATMGAPVFIWLLLKSRR; from the coding sequence ATGCTGACTTTTGCCTGCCAACAACAGCGCCGCAATGTGCGCTGGTTATCCAGTCTGTCGGTGCTTATGCTGCTGGCAGTGGTATTAAGCCTGTGCGCCGGAGATCAGTGGATAGCCCCTGGCGACTGGTTCAGCGCCCGTGGTGAACTGTTTGTCTGGCAGATACGACTCCCTCGCACGCTTGCTGTTCTGCTGGTAGGTGCCGCGCTGGCGCTGTCAGGCGCGGTAATGCAGGCGTTATTTGAAAACCCGCTTGCCGAGCCCGGATTGCTTGGCGTCTCCAACGGCGCTGGCGTGGGCCTTATTGCCGCAGTGCTACTGGGGCAAGGTCAGTTACCCGGCTGGGCGCTGGGGTTCTGCGCCATTGCCGGCGCGCTTATCATCACACTTATTCTCCTGCGATTTGCCCGTCGACATTTATCAACCAGCCGCCTGCTGCTGGCGGGCGTTGCGCTTGGCATTATTTGCAGCGCGATGATGACGTGGGCCATCTATTTTTCAACCTCCTTCGACCTGCGCCAGTTGATGTACTGGATGATGGGCGGATTCGGCGGGGTGGACTGGCAGCAGGCCTGGCTGATGATTGCCCTGATCCCGGTTTCACTCTGGATTTGCTGCCAGTCGCAGCCGATGAATATTCTGGCGCTGGGCGAAACGTCCGCGCGTCAGTTGGGGCTGCCGCTGTGGTTCTGGCGCAATTTGCTGGTGGTCGCCACGGGCTGGATGGTCGGCGTTAGCGTTGCGCTCGCGGGTTCGATTGGGTTTATCGGCCTGGTGATCCCACATATATTACGGCTTTGCGGTCTGAGCGATCATCGCGCTTTGCTGCCGGGCTGTGCGCTGGCGGGGGCGATAGCTCTGCTGCTGGCGGATGTTATCGCCCGTCTGGCGCTGGCGTCGGCGGAACTGCCTATCGGTGTAGTGACGGCGACGATGGGGGCGCCGGTCTTCATCTGGCTATTATTAAAATCCAGGCGCTAG
- the ihfA gene encoding integration host factor subunit alpha produces MALTKAEMSEYLFDKLGLSKRDAKELVELFFEEIRRALENGEQVKLSGFGNFDLRDKNQRPGRNPKTGEDIPITARRVVTFRPGQKLKSRVENASPKEE; encoded by the coding sequence ATGGCGCTTACAAAAGCTGAAATGTCAGAATATCTGTTTGATAAGCTTGGGCTTAGCAAGCGGGATGCCAAAGAACTGGTCGAGCTGTTTTTCGAGGAGATTCGTCGTGCTCTGGAAAACGGTGAGCAGGTGAAACTCTCTGGTTTTGGTAACTTCGATCTGCGTGATAAGAATCAACGTCCGGGACGTAACCCGAAAACGGGCGAAGATATTCCCATTACAGCACGGCGCGTGGTGACCTTCAGACCCGGACAGAAGTTGAAAAGCCGGGTTGAAAACGCTTCGCCCAAAGAAGAGTAA
- the pheT gene encoding phenylalanine--tRNA ligase subunit beta: protein MKFSELWLREWVNPAIDSDALSDQITMAGLEVDGVDAVAGEFNGVVVGEVVECGQHPNADKLRVTKVNVGGERLLDIVCGAPNCRQGLKVAVATIGAVLPGDFKIKAAKLRGEPSEGMLCSFSELGISDDHSGIIELPTDAPIGTDIREYLKLDDNTIEISVTPNRADCLGIIGVARDVAVLNKIALVEPEIAPVAATINDTLPIAVEAPDACPRYLGRVVKGINVKAPTPLWMKEKLRRCGIRSIDAVVDVTNYVLLELGQPMHAFDKDRIEGGIVVRMAKEGETLVLLDGTEAKLSTDTLVIADHHKALAMGGIFGGEHSGVNEETQNVLLECAFFSPLSITGRARRHGLHTDASHRYERGVDPALQYKAMERATRLLIDICGGEAGPVIDVTNDATLPKRATITLRRSKLDRLIGHHIADEQVSDILRRLGCEVTEGQDEWKAVAPSWRFDMEIEEDLVEEVARVYGYNNIPDEPIQAGLIMGTHREANLSLKRVKTMLNDKGYQEVITYSFVDPKVQQLLHPGEEALLLPSPISIEMSAMRLSLWTGLLSTVVYNQNRQQNRVRIFETGLRFVPDTQANLGIRQDLMLAGVICGNRYDEHWNLAKETVDFYDLKGDLEAVLDLTGKLADIQFRAEANPALHPGQSAAIYLKGERIGFIGVVHPELERKLDLNGRTLVFELEWNKLADRVVPQAREISRFPANRRDIAVVVAENVPAADILSECKKVGVNQVVGVNLFDVYRGKGVAEGYKSLAISLILQDTSRTLEEEEIAATVAKCVEALKERFQASLRD, encoded by the coding sequence ATGAAATTCAGTGAACTGTGGTTACGCGAATGGGTGAACCCGGCAATCGACAGCGATGCGCTGTCGGATCAGATTACGATGGCGGGTCTGGAAGTGGATGGCGTTGACGCCGTCGCCGGTGAGTTCAACGGCGTGGTTGTGGGTGAAGTGGTGGAGTGCGGCCAGCACCCGAACGCAGATAAACTGCGCGTTACGAAAGTGAACGTGGGCGGCGAACGCCTGCTGGATATCGTCTGTGGCGCGCCTAACTGCCGTCAGGGGCTGAAAGTAGCCGTTGCAACTATCGGCGCGGTTCTGCCGGGCGATTTCAAAATCAAAGCCGCTAAACTGCGCGGCGAGCCGTCGGAAGGGATGCTGTGCTCCTTCTCCGAACTGGGGATTTCCGACGACCATAGCGGCATCATCGAATTACCGACGGATGCGCCGATCGGAACCGATATCCGTGAATACCTGAAGCTTGACGATAACACCATTGAAATCAGCGTGACGCCGAACCGCGCCGACTGCTTAGGGATCATCGGTGTGGCGCGTGATGTCGCTGTCCTGAACAAAATCGCGCTGGTTGAGCCGGAGATCGCACCTGTTGCAGCCACCATCAATGACACGCTGCCGATCGCGGTTGAAGCGCCGGATGCCTGCCCGCGCTACCTGGGTCGCGTGGTGAAAGGCATTAATGTTAAAGCGCCTACGCCGCTGTGGATGAAAGAGAAGCTGCGTCGCTGCGGCATTCGTTCCATTGATGCTGTCGTTGACGTCACCAACTATGTACTGCTTGAACTGGGTCAGCCGATGCATGCCTTTGACAAAGATCGTATTGAAGGCGGTATTGTCGTGCGTATGGCCAAAGAGGGCGAAACCCTGGTGCTGCTGGACGGCACAGAAGCGAAGCTGAGCACCGATACGCTGGTGATCGCGGATCACCACAAAGCGCTGGCGATGGGCGGTATCTTTGGCGGCGAGCATTCCGGCGTGAATGAGGAAACGCAAAACGTGCTGCTGGAATGCGCGTTCTTTAGCCCGCTGTCTATTACCGGTCGTGCGCGTCGCCACGGTCTGCATACGGATGCTTCCCACCGCTATGAGCGTGGTGTGGACCCGGCGTTGCAGTACAAAGCAATGGAGCGCGCCACCCGCCTGTTGATCGACATTTGCGGCGGCGAAGCCGGTCCGGTTATCGACGTCACGAATGACGCCACGCTGCCGAAACGCGCGACCATTACGCTTCGTCGTAGCAAGCTGGATCGTCTGATCGGGCATCACATTGCCGATGAGCAGGTGAGCGATATTCTGCGTCGTCTGGGCTGCGAAGTGACTGAAGGTCAGGACGAGTGGAAAGCGGTCGCGCCGAGCTGGCGTTTCGACATGGAGATTGAAGAAGATCTGGTCGAAGAAGTGGCCCGCGTGTATGGCTACAACAACATTCCTGATGAGCCGATTCAGGCGGGTTTAATCATGGGGACTCACCGTGAAGCCAACTTGTCGCTGAAGCGTGTGAAAACCATGCTCAATGACAAAGGCTACCAGGAAGTGATCACCTATAGCTTTGTCGATCCGAAGGTTCAGCAACTGCTGCATCCGGGCGAAGAAGCGCTGTTGCTGCCAAGCCCGATCTCCATTGAGATGTCGGCGATGCGTCTTTCACTGTGGACCGGCCTGCTGTCAACGGTGGTCTATAACCAGAACCGTCAGCAGAATCGCGTGCGTATCTTTGAAACCGGTCTGCGTTTCGTGCCGGATACCCAGGCAAATCTGGGCATTCGTCAGGATCTGATGCTGGCAGGGGTGATTTGCGGCAACCGTTATGACGAGCACTGGAATCTGGCGAAAGAGACCGTTGATTTCTATGATCTGAAAGGCGATCTGGAAGCGGTGCTGGATCTTACCGGCAAACTGGCCGACATTCAGTTCAGGGCGGAAGCGAATCCGGCGCTGCATCCTGGGCAGTCCGCGGCGATTTATCTGAAAGGTGAACGCATTGGTTTTATTGGGGTTGTTCATCCTGAGCTGGAACGTAAACTGGATCTGAACGGTCGCACTCTGGTGTTTGAACTGGAGTGGAATAAGCTCGCAGACCGCGTGGTGCCTCAGGCGCGCGAGATTTCGCGCTTCCCGGCTAACCGTCGCGACATCGCGGTGGTGGTCGCAGAAAACGTTCCCGCAGCGGATATTTTATCCGAGTGTAAGAAAGTTGGCGTAAATCAGGTAGTTGGCGTAAACTTATTTGACGTGTACCGCGGTAAGGGTGTTGCGGAGGGTTATAAGAGCCTCGCTATCAGCCTGATCCTTCAGGATACCAGCCGTACACTCGAAGAAGAGGAGATTGCCGCTACCGTCGCCAAATGTGTAGAGGCATTAAAAGAGCGATTCCAGGCATCATTGAGGGATTGA
- the pheS gene encoding phenylalanine--tRNA ligase subunit alpha, with product MSHLAELVASAKAAINQASDVAALDNVRVEYLGKKGHLTLQMTTLRELPPEERPAAGAVINEAKEQVQQALNARKADLENAALNARLAAETIDVSLPGRRIENGGLHPVTRTIDRIESFFGELGFTVATGPEIEDDYHNFDALNIPGHHPARADHDTFWFDATRLLRTQTSGVQIRTMKEQQPPIRIIAPGRVYRNDYDQTHTPMFHQMEGLIVDTNISFTNLKGTLHDFLRNFFEEDLQIRFRPSYFPFTEPSAEVDVMGKNGKWLEVLGCGMVHPNVLRNVGIDPEIYSGFAFGMGMERLTMLRYGVTDLRSFFENDLRFLKQFK from the coding sequence ATGTCACATCTCGCAGAGCTGGTTGCCAGTGCGAAGGCAGCCATTAACCAGGCGTCAGATGTTGCCGCGTTAGACAATGTACGCGTCGAATATTTGGGCAAGAAAGGGCATTTAACCCTTCAGATGACGACCCTGCGTGAATTGCCGCCAGAAGAGCGTCCGGCAGCCGGCGCGGTTATCAATGAAGCAAAAGAGCAGGTACAACAAGCGCTGAACGCGCGCAAAGCGGATTTAGAAAACGCGGCGCTGAATGCACGTCTGGCGGCGGAAACCATCGACGTTTCTCTGCCTGGGCGTCGTATTGAGAACGGTGGTCTGCATCCGGTAACACGTACCATTGATCGTATTGAAAGTTTCTTCGGTGAGCTTGGTTTTACCGTGGCGACTGGCCCGGAGATCGAAGACGATTACCACAACTTCGATGCGCTGAACATTCCAGGCCATCACCCGGCCCGTGCTGACCACGACACTTTCTGGTTTGATGCCACCCGTCTGCTGCGTACGCAGACTTCCGGCGTGCAGATTCGTACTATGAAAGAACAGCAGCCGCCGATCCGTATTATTGCGCCGGGCCGAGTGTACCGTAACGACTACGATCAAACGCACACCCCGATGTTCCATCAGATGGAAGGGCTGATTGTTGACACCAACATCAGCTTCACCAACCTGAAAGGCACGCTGCACGACTTCCTGCGTAACTTCTTTGAAGAAGACCTGCAAATCCGTTTCCGTCCTTCTTACTTCCCGTTCACGGAACCGTCCGCAGAAGTGGATGTAATGGGCAAAAACGGCAAATGGCTGGAAGTGCTGGGTTGCGGGATGGTGCATCCGAACGTTCTGCGCAACGTGGGCATCGACCCGGAAATCTACTCTGGCTTCGCGTTTGGTATGGGGATGGAGCGTCTGACCATGCTGCGTTATGGCGTGACCGATCTGCGCTCATTCTTCGAAAACGATCTGCGTTTCCTCAAACAGTTTAAATAA
- the pheM gene encoding pheST operon leader peptide PheM, translating to MNAAIFRFFFYFST from the coding sequence ATGAATGCTGCTATTTTCCGCTTCTTTTTTTACTTTAGCACCTGA
- the rplT gene encoding 50S ribosomal protein L20 — MARVKRGVIARARHKKILKQAKGYYGARSRVYRVAFQAVIKAGQYAYRDRRQRKRQFRQLWIARINAAARQNGISYSKFINGLKKASVEIDRKILADIAVFDKVAFTALVEKAKAALA, encoded by the coding sequence ATGGCTCGCGTAAAACGTGGTGTAATTGCACGCGCACGTCACAAGAAAATTTTGAAACAAGCCAAAGGCTACTACGGTGCGCGTTCTCGCGTATACCGCGTTGCCTTCCAGGCAGTTATCAAAGCTGGTCAGTATGCTTACCGTGACCGTCGTCAACGTAAGCGTCAGTTCCGTCAACTGTGGATTGCGCGTATCAACGCAGCAGCACGTCAGAACGGTATTTCTTACAGCAAATTCATCAACGGCCTGAAAAAAGCCTCTGTTGAAATCGACCGTAAGATCCTGGCTGACATCGCAGTATTCGACAAAGTAGCGTTCACCGCTCTGGTTGAAAAAGCGAAAGCAGCTCTGGCATAA
- the rpmI gene encoding 50S ribosomal protein L35, with protein MPKIKTVRGAAKRFKKTGKGGFKHKHANLRHILTKKATKRKRHLRPKAMVSKGDLGLVIACLPYA; from the coding sequence ATGCCAAAAATTAAGACCGTACGCGGTGCTGCTAAGCGCTTCAAAAAAACCGGTAAAGGTGGTTTTAAGCACAAGCACGCTAACCTGCGTCATATTCTGACCAAAAAAGCGACCAAGCGTAAACGTCACCTGCGCCCGAAAGCCATGGTTTCCAAAGGCGATCTGGGTCTGGTAATCGCGTGCCTGCCGTACGCATAA
- the infC gene encoding translation initiation factor IF-3, protein MKGGKRVQTARPNRINGEIRAQEVRLTGLEGEQLGIVSLREALEKAEEAGVDLVEISPNAEPPVCRIMDYGKFLYEKSKSSKEQKKKQKVIQVKEIKFRPGTDEGDYQVKLRSLIRFLEEGDKAKITLRFRGREMAHQQIGMEVLNRVKEDLAELAVVESFPTKIEGRQMIMVLAPKKKQ, encoded by the coding sequence ATTAAAGGCGGAAAACGAGTTCAAACGGCGCGTCCTAACCGTATCAATGGCGAAATTCGCGCCCAGGAAGTTCGCTTAACAGGTCTGGAAGGGGAGCAGCTTGGTATTGTGAGTCTGAGAGAAGCTCTGGAAAAAGCTGAAGAAGCTGGAGTAGACTTAGTCGAAATCAGCCCTAACGCCGAGCCGCCGGTTTGTCGTATAATGGATTACGGCAAATTCCTCTATGAAAAGAGTAAGTCTTCTAAGGAACAGAAGAAAAAGCAAAAAGTTATCCAGGTTAAGGAAATTAAATTCCGTCCTGGTACAGATGAAGGCGACTATCAGGTAAAACTCCGCAGCCTGATTCGCTTTCTCGAAGAGGGCGATAAGGCCAAGATCACGCTGCGTTTCCGCGGTCGTGAGATGGCCCACCAACAGATCGGTATGGAAGTGCTTAATCGCGTGAAAGAAGATCTGGCTGAACTGGCAGTTGTCGAATCCTTCCCTACGAAGATCGAAGGCCGTCAGATGATTATGGTGCTCGCTCCTAAGAAGAAACAGTAA
- the thrS gene encoding threonine--tRNA ligase yields MPVITLPDGSQRHYDHAVSPMDVALDIGPGLAKACIAGRVNGELVDASDLIENDAQLAIITAKDEEGLEIIRHSCAHLLGHAIKQLWPNTKMAIGPVVDNGFYYDIDLDRTLTQEDVDALEKRMHELAEKNYDVIKKKVSWHEARETFVKRGETYKVSILDENIAHDDKPGLYHHEEYVDMCRGPHVPNMRFCHHFKLMKTAGAYWRGDSNNKMLQRIYGTAWADKKSLNAYLQRLEEAAKRDHRKIGKQLDLYHMQEEAPGMVFWHNDGWTIFRELEVFVRSKLKEYQYQEVKGPFMMDRVLWEKTGHWENYKDAMFTTSSENREYCIKPMNCPGHVQIFNQGLKSYRDLPLRMAEFGSCHRNEPSGALHGLMRVRGFTQDDAHIFCTEEQIRDEVNACIRMVYDMYSTFGFEKIVVKLSTRPEKRIGSDEMWDRAEADLAVALEENNIPFEYQLGEGAFYGPKIEFTLYDCLDRAWQCGTVQLDFSLPSRLNASYVGENNERQVPVMIHRAILGSMERFIGILTEEFAGFFPTWLAPVQVVVMNITDTQSEYVNELTQKLQNAGIRVKADLRNEKIGFKIREHTLRRVPYMLVCGDKEVEAGKVAVRTRRGKDLGSLDVNEVIEKLQQEIRSRSLQQLEE; encoded by the coding sequence ATGCCTGTTATTACTCTTCCTGATGGCAGCCAACGCCATTACGACCACGCTGTAAGCCCCATGGATGTTGCGCTGGACATTGGTCCAGGACTGGCGAAAGCCTGTATCGCAGGTCGCGTTAATGGCGAACTGGTTGACGCGTCCGATCTCATTGAAAACGACGCTCAGCTGGCAATCATCACCGCGAAAGATGAAGAAGGTCTGGAGATCATTCGTCACTCCTGCGCGCACCTGTTAGGGCACGCGATTAAACAACTTTGGCCGAACACCAAAATGGCTATCGGTCCGGTTGTCGATAACGGTTTTTACTATGATATTGATCTCGACCGTACGTTAACCCAGGAAGATGTCGACGCGCTCGAAAAACGGATGCACGAGCTTGCTGAGAAAAACTACGACGTCATTAAGAAGAAAGTGAGCTGGCACGAAGCGCGTGAAACCTTCGTGAAGCGTGGAGAAACCTATAAGGTTTCTATTCTTGATGAGAATATTGCGCATGATGACAAGCCGGGCTTGTATCATCATGAAGAATATGTCGATATGTGCCGTGGCCCGCACGTGCCGAACATGCGTTTCTGCCATCACTTCAAACTGATGAAAACCGCAGGGGCATACTGGCGTGGCGACAGCAACAACAAGATGCTGCAACGTATTTATGGTACGGCGTGGGCGGATAAAAAATCCCTGAACGCCTATCTGCAACGCCTTGAAGAAGCCGCCAAGCGCGACCACCGTAAAATCGGTAAGCAGCTTGACCTGTATCATATGCAGGAAGAAGCGCCGGGTATGGTGTTCTGGCATAACGACGGCTGGACTATCTTCCGTGAACTGGAAGTCTTTGTGCGTTCTAAGCTCAAAGAATATCAGTATCAGGAAGTTAAAGGCCCGTTCATGATGGACCGTGTGCTGTGGGAAAAAACCGGGCACTGGGAAAACTACAAAGATGCGATGTTCACTACCTCTTCAGAGAACCGTGAATACTGCATCAAGCCGATGAACTGCCCGGGCCACGTGCAGATCTTCAACCAGGGTCTGAAGTCCTACCGCGATCTGCCGCTGCGTATGGCGGAATTCGGTAGCTGCCACCGTAACGAACCGTCAGGCGCCTTGCATGGCCTGATGCGCGTACGTGGCTTCACCCAGGATGATGCGCATATCTTCTGTACTGAAGAACAGATTCGCGATGAAGTGAACGCCTGTATTCGTATGGTCTACGATATGTACAGCACCTTTGGCTTCGAGAAAATCGTCGTCAAACTTTCCACTCGCCCCGAAAAACGTATCGGTAGCGATGAAATGTGGGATCGTGCTGAGGCGGATCTGGCCGTTGCGCTGGAAGAAAACAACATCCCGTTTGAGTATCAACTGGGTGAGGGCGCATTCTACGGTCCGAAAATTGAATTTACCCTGTATGACTGCCTCGATCGTGCATGGCAGTGCGGTACGGTACAGCTGGACTTCTCTCTGCCGTCTCGTCTGAACGCCTCTTATGTTGGCGAAAACAACGAGCGTCAGGTGCCGGTGATGATTCACCGCGCGATTCTTGGGTCAATGGAACGTTTCATCGGTATCCTGACTGAAGAGTTCGCGGGCTTCTTCCCGACCTGGCTTGCGCCGGTTCAGGTAGTGGTGATGAACATTACCGATACTCAGTCTGAATACGTTAACGAATTGACGCAGAAACTACAAAATGCGGGCATTCGTGTAAAAGCAGACTTGAGAAATGAGAAGATAGGCTTTAAAATCCGCGAGCACACTTTACGTCGTGTCCCTTACATGTTGGTCTGTGGCGACAAAGAGGTAGAAGCAGGCAAAGTAGCCGTGCGTACCCGTCGTGGCAAAGACTTGGGCAGCCTGGACGTAAATGAAGTTATCGAGAAGCTGCAACAAGAGATTCGCAGCCGCAGTCTTCAACAACTGGAGGAATAA
- the yniD gene encoding small membrane protein YniD, translating into MPTNRFAKKHWKMVVVLLLICGAMLLLRWAAMIWG; encoded by the coding sequence ATGCCAACAAACCGCTTTGCCAAAAAACACTGGAAGATGGTTGTCGTATTGCTCCTCATTTGCGGCGCAATGTTGCTGCTCCGCTGGGCGGCGATGATTTGGGGCTAA
- a CDS encoding DUF481 domain-containing protein has protein sequence MKLLKTVPAALMLAGGVFASMHAAADDSVFTVMDDPATAKKPFEGNLNAGYLAQSGNTKSSSLTADTTMTWYGATTAWSLWGNASNTSSNDERSSEKYAVGGRSRFNMTDYDYLFGQASWLTDRYNGYRERDTLTAGYGRQFLNGPVHSFRFEFGPGVRYDEHTDGKTETQPLGYASGSYAWQMTDNTKFTQGVSVFGAEDTTLNSETALNVAINEHFGLKVAYNLTWNSEPPATAPEHTDRRTTVSLGYKM, from the coding sequence ATGAAGCTTTTGAAGACAGTACCCGCTGCATTAATGTTGGCAGGGGGCGTATTTGCGTCAATGCATGCCGCTGCTGATGATTCCGTTTTTACTGTCATGGATGATCCCGCCACTGCGAAGAAACCCTTCGAAGGTAACCTGAATGCGGGCTACCTTGCTCAGTCAGGCAACACGAAAAGTTCTTCTTTAACGGCTGACACCACGATGACCTGGTACGGTGCAACCACCGCCTGGTCGCTGTGGGGGAATGCCAGCAATACATCCTCCAACGATGAACGCTCTTCGGAGAAATACGCGGTAGGCGGCCGTAGCCGTTTCAATATGACCGACTACGATTACCTGTTTGGCCAGGCAAGCTGGCTGACAGACCGTTACAACGGTTATCGTGAGCGTGACACACTGACCGCCGGTTATGGTCGTCAGTTCCTCAACGGGCCGGTGCACAGCTTCCGTTTTGAATTCGGTCCTGGCGTACGCTATGACGAACATACCGATGGAAAAACCGAGACCCAACCGCTGGGCTACGCTTCCGGTAGCTACGCCTGGCAGATGACGGATAACACCAAATTTACGCAGGGCGTGTCCGTTTTCGGCGCTGAAGATACCACCCTCAACTCAGAGACGGCGCTAAATGTCGCGATCAACGAGCATTTTGGTTTAAAGGTAGCTTATAACCTGACCTGGAACTCCGAACCGCCCGCAACGGCGCCGGAACATACCGATCGCCGCACGACGGTATCGTTAGGGTATAAGATGTAA